AAGAAGGCAAGCTAAAGCTCCTTGTAATGGGCACAGTTGATAAAGGAGGAGAAGGGTGCATATGTCCTGCTTCAGTACTTTTAAAGGCATTAATGCGGAATCTTATTCTTAAAAAAGATGAGATGATTATATTGGATATGGAAGCAGGAGTTGAACATCTCGGGAGAAAAACAGCGGAAGCTGTTGATATAATGATAATCGTTGTTGAACCTGGACTCAAATCACTTGAAACTGCTGAACGAATTAAAAGACTTGCAAGGGACATTGGTATAAAAGAGATAGTTTGTGTTGTTAACAAGATTTCAAGTTTAGATGAAGACCAATTTGTAAGATCTAAGCTTGAAGATTTGGGAATTAAAATTATTGGAACCATACCCCGTGACCCATTAGTTGTAAAGGCAGATATGGAGGGTAAAGCACTTGTTGACTATCCTGATTCAGAAGCACTAGCTGCTATAAAAAATATTAGTAAAAACATACTTGAATGGGAAGGATAGAACAGCTTTCTATCGTTTAGGATAAGAGAAATTATAGGGTTAATAATATTATGAATATCAAAGCCATCATAAAATTCAAATATAAAAATGAAGAAATTGCAGAAATTGCCTATAAATCCCTTGAACCTGACAACATTGGATATATTAATTCTTCTATCGATGGTAATTATTTTATCTGTAGTTTAAATGGCGATTCAATAGGTACAATCCTTGCGACTGCTGATGATCTAGTTTTCTGCGAAACAATGGTTGAAAAGATTTCTGAATTAAGGACATATTAATCATTAACTATAAAATTTAATTAGGAGAAGTAACAATGATCAATCTCAAAGATTTGATGGTTGGTTTTGGATTTGTTCTAATAGTTCTAATATTTATGATACAAAAAATCAGAATTAGATCTGCCCATAAAAAAAAGATTATTGAAATTAAAAACAGAAGAAAAAAGAAAAGAAAGAAAAATATGAAGTAATATCTATTCCTTTTTCTCTTCTTCAGGTAAAACTTCTTCTGCTATTTCTTCAGCTTCAACCTTTTCAACAGCTTCTTCAAGTGCTTCTTCAGCAATAACCTCTTCGGCTATTTCTGCTGCTTCTTCTACTTTTTTCTCGAAGACATCGACGAATTCAACTTTTTCAATGTTTTCCATGTTCTCCCAGATATCTCTGGCTATTCTAAACCTTGCAAATGTAATGTCCATGTAAGGTTTTTTATCGAACTTCGCCATTTCATCCATTGCTATTCTGACCACTCCATCGATTATTTGTATGTCGTGTTTTTCAGAGTCGATGTTAGGTGCTGTGTAATGAAGTTCTATCATGCTTTTGATCTTCTCAACATCATCATCAATAACCTTAATGACTTTTATGTCGTATTCTAGATTTTTTCCTGCAAGTTCATGATTGAAGTCTACTCTAACCCTTCCACCACTTACACTTCTAATTATTCCAGTTGTTCCGTCGGATGTAATTGCCATTCCAACTTCGGGTTTCATTCCCTGTTTCTTGAATTCTCCCATAGGTATTAGCTGTAAGAGTTTTGGATCTCTTAATCCAAATCCTTCTTCAGGAGTTATATCTACTTTTTTCTCTTCTCCTTCTTTCATACCTACAAGTGCTTCGTCTAATCCCTTTAAAACGTGTCCTCCACCAACTACTATTGGTATTGCACCATAAGTTTTAGCATCTAATTTTATATCTGCTTCTTCCGCCACATTTTCATCGGTTGTGTCAAAGACGTTGCCTGTCTCCTGAACCTTTCCTGTATACTCAAGTCTTATAAAATCTCCTTCTTTCACTGCCATATCTCTAGCCTCCTGTGTGGTATTCTTTTTCGAAATTCATTTAGAACTTCTTTATTTTTATATTTTAATATACGTATAACAGATGGGTATCTGTCTATATAGTTATGTACACCCTCCTTAAAAATACCCGCCTCGATTGATGACATAACCCTGTTTTTAAAGTGTCTGCTGAAACCCTGAGAAATAGATTTTTCAACATCTAAAAGGCAATTAAAGGGCCTGTTCTTTATTAAAGCTTCTGCTGTAATATCATCAATCAATGGGAGGGATTTAAGTTCTTGAATGTTGTTATTATTCACCCTTTCGAGTATTCCATCAACATCCCTTAATTTGTCCAAAGGTGCATGACCATTATCAATTTCTCTAATAAGAACTTCAATTGTTTCAGGAGGTAACATATCTGTAACAGATTCCAGATCACCCAAAACAACTGCCTCCCTTATTTTAGTGCCACTAACACCTTCAACGCGCTTCACAAATATAAATTTACCAGTGAAATCAAAATCAATCTTTTTAAGGGACTTTGATAATGAAACTATTACATAATTGTCTTCATCAAGTTTTCCATGAAGAAGAACTTCCTTTGTTTCCATATCAACAATTTTATATGGTTTCGGTGCTACGCCGTTTCCATTGCTTATTCTTTTGAGTATATTTTCATATCCTGGAAATGGTCTGTAACCACGAGGAATGTAATCCGCATCAAGAGCCTTAAAAGTCTTTGCAAGACATAATGAATACTGACCCGAACCCATTATCCCCATCGGGGGTCCTTCAATTACAATATCTGCTCCTGCTGCTATTGCGGTTTCAGCACGAGCTTCACGTGTCATAATATAAGGAAGGCCCCTGCCACTTCTCTCCAATGGCCCGGGTACAACAGCAACAAATAAACCTTCTGGAATCTGGTTTTTTGCTTGGATCATACAAAATTTATGGCCTAGATGTAGTGGAGAGTACTCTGTAAAATCTGCAATTATCTTCACATCACCTTCAACAGATCCATAAATTGGTTCCCTTTTAATATCGTTATTTAAAAGTTTTCTATCTCTATCCAAAATTTTCTGGACGAATGTTTTACATTCCAAATTGAATTACCCCGATTACTTTGTATATATTTAATATGTTTCTATCATAATAATGGTTCATTGGATCAAAAGATAAAAATATAATAGAGAAGATATGATTATTTGGTGTAAAAATGCTTGATCTCTGCCTTTCAAATTGTAAAATTGTTCCTGAAAACATTGAATATTCGATAGGAATTAATGATGGTAAAATTGTTTCCATCAAAAGGAGTACTATCAAAGCAGGAAAAACTATTGAAATAAATGGTAAAATAGTTCTACCTGGATTAATTGATGCCCATGTGCACTTGAGAGACCCTGGATTTACCTATAAAGAAGATTTCAGATCTGGAACAACTGCTGCTGCTGGAGGCGGTTTTACAACTGTCCTGGACATGCCCAATACAAAACCTCCAACAAACACTGCCGAAACATTCAAGAACAAAATTAGAATAGGAGAAAATAAAAGTCTTGTTGACTTTGGTTTACATGCAGGGGCAGATAATCCTGAACAGATAAAAAAACTTGCAGCCCTCAAACCAGCTTCATTTAAAATTTTCATGGATCTATTTGATGATGATTTTTTAATGAATATATTCGGTGAACTATCGGATTTACCCGAAATTGACGGCATTAAAACCGTTGTTTCACTACATGCAGAAGATAAGGAAATTGTAAATCGATACACAAATATGGTAAAATCCAAGGAAAATTTGAATCCAATTGCATATGTGGATGCAAGACCACCATTAGCAGAAGAGATTGCAGTTTCCAAAGCTATATTATTGGCCAAAGAATTCAATTTGAAGATGCATGTGTGCCATGCGAGTACTAAAAAATCTTTAAACCTAATAAAAAAAGCTAAATTTGATGGATGTAATATTACATCAGAAGTTACTCCACATCATTTGTTTTTAGATTCAAGCTACTTTGAACAATTTGGAAACTTTGCCAAAACCAATCCCCCACTCAGAAACAAGGCAAATAAGATAAATCTAATTGATCTTCATAATGTGGACATTATTGGAACAGATCATGCCCCGCACACAATTTCAGAAAAAGAAGAAAATATTTGGAATGCACCACCTGGAATCCCAGGGCTTGAAACTGCCCTCCCACTTATTTTAACCCAAATAAATAGGGGTAAAACATCATTTGAAGTGCTGAAAAAGCTCCTATGTGAAAATCCTGCCAGAATATTTAACCTTAAAAATA
This sequence is a window from Methanobacterium sp. SMA-27. Protein-coding genes within it:
- a CDS encoding AAA family ATPase, coding for MTKIAITGKGGVGKTTLSGTLACLFSQTYKVFAIDADPDMNLASSLGIHTKITPISKMRDLIKERTGAEPGSSFGEVFKINPRISDLPESLSINYDEEGKLKLLVMGTVDKGGEGCICPASVLLKALMRNLILKKDEMIILDMEAGVEHLGRKTAEAVDIMIIVVEPGLKSLETAERIKRLARDIGIKEIVCVVNKISSLDEDQFVRSKLEDLGIKIIGTIPRDPLVVKADMEGKALVDYPDSEALAAIKNISKNILEWEG
- a CDS encoding KEOPS complex subunit Pcc1, whose protein sequence is MNIKAIIKFKYKNEEIAEIAYKSLEPDNIGYINSSIDGNYFICSLNGDSIGTILATADDLVFCETMVEKISELRTY
- a CDS encoding peptidylprolyl isomerase, translated to MAVKEGDFIRLEYTGKVQETGNVFDTTDENVAEEADIKLDAKTYGAIPIVVGGGHVLKGLDEALVGMKEGEEKKVDITPEEGFGLRDPKLLQLIPMGEFKKQGMKPEVGMAITSDGTTGIIRSVSGGRVRVDFNHELAGKNLEYDIKVIKVIDDDVEKIKSMIELHYTAPNIDSEKHDIQIIDGVVRIAMDEMAKFDKKPYMDITFARFRIARDIWENMENIEKVEFVDVFEKKVEEAAEIAEEVIAEEALEEAVEKVEAEEIAEEVLPEEEKKE
- a CDS encoding nucleotidyltransferase family protein → MECKTFVQKILDRDRKLLNNDIKREPIYGSVEGDVKIIADFTEYSPLHLGHKFCMIQAKNQIPEGLFVAVVPGPLERSGRGLPYIMTREARAETAIAAGADIVIEGPPMGIMGSGQYSLCLAKTFKALDADYIPRGYRPFPGYENILKRISNGNGVAPKPYKIVDMETKEVLLHGKLDEDNYVIVSLSKSLKKIDFDFTGKFIFVKRVEGVSGTKIREAVVLGDLESVTDMLPPETIEVLIREIDNGHAPLDKLRDVDGILERVNNNNIQELKSLPLIDDITAEALIKNRPFNCLLDVEKSISQGFSRHFKNRVMSSIEAGIFKEGVHNYIDRYPSVIRILKYKNKEVLNEFRKRIPHRRLEIWQ
- a CDS encoding dihydroorotase family protein, with amino-acid sequence MLDLCLSNCKIVPENIEYSIGINDGKIVSIKRSTIKAGKTIEINGKIVLPGLIDAHVHLRDPGFTYKEDFRSGTTAAAGGGFTTVLDMPNTKPPTNTAETFKNKIRIGENKSLVDFGLHAGADNPEQIKKLAALKPASFKIFMDLFDDDFLMNIFGELSDLPEIDGIKTVVSLHAEDKEIVNRYTNMVKSKENLNPIAYVDARPPLAEEIAVSKAILLAKEFNLKMHVCHASTKKSLNLIKKAKFDGCNITSEVTPHHLFLDSSYFEQFGNFAKTNPPLRNKANKINLIDLHNVDIIGTDHAPHTISEKEENIWNAPPGIPGLETALPLILTQINRGKTSFEVLKKLLCENPARIFNLKNKGFIKEGMDADFVVVDMKKEDIINPDNFYSKAHYSPFKGQKVQGLPIMTILRGEIVMKEGEVYETNGKFVYS